From a single Anaerolineales bacterium genomic region:
- a CDS encoding SDR family oxidoreductase, with protein MKLLLTGVSGLLGINLAHEMMSVHDVTGVDRGKLLNAPFRVLKKDLLEPDAVDYILDAAQPDWLINCAALASLDACENDPDLAKRLNTDVPRQLARACKARGVSFVHISTDAVFDGEKDGFYAEEDKPNPLGVYARTKLEGEWAALTENPKAVVARVNFYGWSLSGRRSLAEFFFHSLTEHKNVSGFTDITFCPMLVNDTGRTLVKMLQRGLSGLYHVVGPQAMSKYQFGVEIARKFSLRESEIAPKSILSSSLTARRSHNLWLSTHKLSTDLGGDLPEFSTGLNEFYTQYQQGYPQKIRSYQQSDET; from the coding sequence ATGAAACTCCTGCTCACCGGCGTCAGTGGTTTGCTTGGCATCAATCTCGCGCATGAGATGATGTCCGTTCATGACGTCACCGGCGTGGACCGCGGCAAACTGCTCAACGCGCCGTTCAGGGTCTTGAAGAAAGACCTGCTCGAACCCGATGCCGTGGATTACATCCTCGATGCCGCCCAGCCCGATTGGCTGATCAACTGCGCGGCTCTTGCGAGCCTCGATGCCTGCGAGAACGACCCGGACCTCGCCAAACGCCTGAACACGGACGTCCCCCGTCAGCTGGCGCGCGCGTGCAAAGCGCGCGGAGTTTCCTTCGTCCACATCTCCACCGACGCGGTCTTCGACGGGGAGAAGGATGGTTTTTACGCTGAAGAGGATAAACCGAATCCACTTGGCGTCTATGCCAGGACCAAGCTCGAGGGCGAATGGGCGGCGCTGACTGAAAATCCGAAAGCGGTCGTGGCGCGCGTAAACTTCTACGGTTGGAGCCTGAGCGGCAGGCGCAGTCTTGCGGAATTCTTCTTCCACAGCCTGACCGAGCACAAAAACGTGAGCGGCTTCACCGACATCACTTTCTGCCCCATGCTGGTCAACGACACGGGGCGCACTCTGGTAAAAATGCTCCAGCGCGGGTTGAGCGGCTTGTATCACGTCGTCGGTCCGCAGGCAATGAGCAAGTATCAGTTTGGGGTGGAGATCGCCCGCAAATTCAGCCTTCGAGAGAGCGAGATCGCGCCCAAGTCCATTCTGTCTTCCAGCCTTACTGCGCGACGTTCCCACAATTTATGGCTTTCCACCCACAAACTATCCACAGATTTGGGCGGGGATCTGCCGGAGTTTTCCACAGGTTTGAACGAGTTTTACACACAATACCAGCAAGGTTATCCACAGAAAATCCGAAGTTATCAACAATCTGATGAAACCTGA
- a CDS encoding class I SAM-dependent methyltransferase yields the protein MSKFTDQNYLTQNQYRDSGNLDARIAIHKRFSTNPYGWFNWMFDSFAALPEHANILELGCGSAELWRSCAYRIPAGWTITLTDTSDGMLDSAWRNLLPTGRSFKFEKVDAQAIPYAEKTFDAVIANHMLYHVPDRKQALQEMRLVLKDDRVLFATTVGEAHMQEMWSWIERASGGRQGMVTLSFTLKNGKEQLQEFFPRVELTRYPDSLKVTDASMIMAYIRSMTSAADLQEDQFQLIEQELKENIKKNGAIHIEKDSGLFTASK from the coding sequence ATGTCCAAGTTTACGGATCAGAACTACCTTACGCAAAACCAATACAGGGACTCCGGCAATCTGGATGCGCGGATCGCGATCCACAAACGCTTCAGCACCAACCCGTATGGCTGGTTCAACTGGATGTTCGACTCATTTGCCGCTTTGCCGGAACATGCGAATATTTTGGAATTGGGTTGCGGTTCCGCTGAATTGTGGAGATCATGCGCGTACCGGATTCCCGCCGGTTGGACCATCACCTTGACGGATACCTCCGATGGGATGTTGGATTCGGCGTGGCGAAATCTCCTGCCGACGGGACGCAGTTTCAAATTCGAGAAGGTGGATGCGCAAGCCATCCCATATGCAGAGAAAACCTTCGATGCGGTGATCGCCAATCACATGCTATATCATGTCCCTGATCGAAAGCAGGCGTTGCAAGAGATGCGGCTCGTCTTGAAAGATGACCGCGTTTTGTTTGCGACCACTGTCGGTGAGGCGCACATGCAGGAGATGTGGAGTTGGATCGAACGCGCAAGCGGCGGCAGGCAGGGAATGGTCACATTGTCGTTTACGCTTAAGAACGGAAAGGAACAATTACAGGAATTCTTTCCGCGTGTAGAATTGACCCGTTATCCTGACAGCTTGAAAGTAACAGATGCTTCTATGATCATGGCATACATCCGTTCGATGACATCTGCCGCTGATTTGCAGGAAGATCAGTTTCAACTCATTGAGCAGGAGTTGAAGGAAAATATCAAAAAGAATGGCGCGATCCATATTGAAAAGGATTCGGGCTTGTTCACAGCCTCGAAATAG
- a CDS encoding methyltransferase domain-containing protein, which produces MTNDTKQKVREFYDEIGWQQEEDGHYQNARYEDLRPVSREYIHKTRLRVLNGLISTGRFILDAGSGPVQYEEYKAYSAGYEKRICLDISIQALREARTRIGSHGLFVVGDLANLPFKNDAFDGAVSMHAIHHLALPEHPRAYAEIHRVLAAGRTAAIVNGWHNPLLMRMAEPLIGLMRRLSGRSEKKKKEWMNDEAPTGTFVEKMTPGWLKREIGSQITIEIKPWRSLSTRILRWFVRPFGGRAFLKFVFWLEGVFPKFFAENGQYPLIVVKK; this is translated from the coding sequence ATGACCAACGATACCAAACAAAAAGTCCGCGAATTCTATGACGAGATCGGCTGGCAGCAGGAGGAGGACGGGCATTATCAAAACGCCCGCTACGAAGACCTGCGCCCCGTCTCGCGCGAATACATCCATAAGACACGCCTGCGCGTGCTGAATGGACTCATCTCTACAGGTCGCTTCATACTGGACGCCGGGTCTGGTCCTGTCCAGTATGAAGAGTACAAGGCTTATTCGGCGGGCTACGAAAAACGCATCTGCCTCGATATTTCCATCCAAGCCCTGCGCGAAGCGCGGACGCGGATCGGCTCACATGGGCTGTTCGTCGTCGGTGACCTCGCCAACCTGCCCTTTAAGAACGATGCGTTCGACGGCGCGGTCTCGATGCACGCCATCCATCACCTTGCGCTGCCTGAACATCCGCGCGCCTATGCGGAGATCCATCGCGTACTGGCGGCGGGGCGGACGGCGGCAATCGTCAACGGCTGGCACAATCCGCTGTTGATGCGGATGGCAGAGCCGCTGATCGGGTTGATGCGCAGACTTTCAGGGCGTTCCGAGAAGAAGAAAAAAGAATGGATGAATGACGAAGCGCCTACGGGTACGTTCGTCGAAAAGATGACGCCCGGATGGCTCAAACGCGAGATCGGCTCGCAGATTACGATCGAGATCAAACCGTGGCGCAGTCTGAGCACGCGCATCCTGCGCTGGTTCGTGCGTCCCTTCGGCGGACGGGCGTTCTTGAAGTTCGTTTTCTGGCTGGAAGGTGTCTTTCCAAAGTTCTTCGCCGAGAACGGACAATACCCGCTGATCGTGGTCAAGAAATAA
- the pseB gene encoding UDP-N-acetylglucosamine 4,6-dehydratase (inverting), which produces MDWKNQIVLVTGGTGSFGKKFTKILLEEKQPKKVIIFSRDELKQHEMQVGGFNDPRLRYFIGDVRDRERLVRALHGVDVVVHAAALKQVPACEYNPMEAIKTNIMGTANVVEAALDAGVKKVLTVSTDKAVSPANLYGATKLAAEKLTIQSNAYAGGTATRFSCVRYGNVVGSRGSVVPLFLKQRSNGKVTITDSRMTRFWLSLEQGVRFVIHCIEQMEGGEVFVPKIPSTKVTDLANAIAPDAELEIIGIRPGEKLHEVLISEDEARHTIELDKMFVVQPAEAVWFGYSWKDRGKTLPEGFYYSSDNNSEWLDVEGIKNYIAPFEELFAQGKLEG; this is translated from the coding sequence ATGGACTGGAAAAATCAAATTGTGCTCGTCACCGGCGGGACGGGATCGTTCGGCAAGAAGTTCACAAAAATTCTGCTGGAGGAAAAACAGCCGAAGAAGGTCATCATCTTCAGCCGTGACGAGTTGAAACAGCACGAAATGCAGGTGGGCGGATTCAACGATCCGCGCCTGCGCTATTTCATCGGCGACGTGCGCGACCGCGAACGGCTTGTCCGTGCGCTGCACGGTGTGGATGTGGTCGTCCACGCGGCGGCGTTGAAACAAGTCCCTGCCTGCGAGTACAACCCAATGGAAGCCATCAAGACCAACATCATGGGCACGGCGAACGTGGTCGAAGCCGCGCTGGATGCGGGCGTGAAAAAGGTGCTGACCGTCAGCACGGATAAAGCCGTCAGTCCGGCGAATCTCTATGGCGCGACCAAACTCGCGGCGGAGAAGTTGACGATTCAAAGCAACGCGTATGCCGGGGGAACAGCGACCAGGTTCTCGTGCGTCCGATACGGGAACGTCGTCGGCAGCCGCGGCTCGGTGGTTCCGCTATTCTTGAAGCAAAGGTCGAATGGCAAGGTCACCATCACCGACAGCCGCATGACGCGCTTCTGGCTGTCGCTGGAACAGGGCGTGCGATTTGTCATCCACTGCATCGAGCAGATGGAAGGCGGCGAGGTCTTTGTTCCGAAGATCCCCAGCACAAAAGTGACCGATCTTGCCAATGCCATTGCGCCGGATGCGGAGTTGGAGATCATCGGCATACGCCCCGGCGAAAAACTGCACGAGGTGCTCATTTCGGAGGACGAGGCGCGTCACACCATCGAACTCGACAAGATGTTCGTTGTCCAGCCTGCCGAAGCGGTGTGGTTCGGCTACTCGTGGAAAGACCGCGGCAAAACGCTCCCCGAAGGTTTCTATTACTCGAGCGACAACAACAGCGAATGGTTGGATGTGGAAGGCATCAAGAACTACATTGCGCCGTTCGAGGAATTGTTCGCGCAGGGTAAACTTGAAGGATAA